The Pseudomonadota bacterium sequence TTCCTTCATTGCCAAGCACGGTAATATTATAAATTGCATTTTCTGTGGGAATTCGAAAAAAGCCTGCGCTTATTTCGAGATTAATTTCCGGTTTGCCTTTTTCCATAAAATAACTCCTGGTCTGTAAAATAGTGCTCTGCATCCATCCATAAAGAACTTGAGGGCTCACATAAAAAAACCCGGTTATTTGATGCTGCCCGAAAACCTCACGCCGATTTCAAATGCACCTGAAACCGTCCTGCTTTCAGACCCCCGGACCACCATGGCAAGAACCTTGAGTTCTCCCAGGTTGGCGGCCTTCAGGGTCTTGGCCCATTTATCCATGTCAGGCGACCAGCCAAAGAGGTCCAGAGTCATGACCAGCGGAGTATTGCTTTCGAGTAGTTCCGTTGCCAGAAAGCGGAGGCCACCGCCGCCGATATCAATCAGCTTGCCGGTCTTTGCAGAACAAGTTGTGTGAAGATCTTCAAATCTTCCGTAGCGAATCTCAAAATCCTTGCCAACCCTCTGGTGCTGACGTCTTTCTAAAAACGACTCTGGAGAATCTTTCCTGTTCATGGTCACTCCCTTTTAACCCGCAGTTTCGACAATTAATCTGCTCCGAAGCCGATCCTTGTTAAAAATGCTGGTTGAACGTTTTGCGGGACATACCAACCGCCAAATCCTGTACTCTTTCTCTTTACTCTTTTTCACTCCCAAAAAGCAACACCCGGCTATCAACCGGGTCGGCTGACCAAAAATTGATATCCTGAACGGTAAAACAAGTTTGCCAGAATACACTGATTCTAAAAAAGGGGCGATTTGGCCTGGACGCTTCCCTGAAATATCAGGTGGTCCGGGCCGGTTCTTTTTTAGCCGAAACGTTTTCAGGCGGTTTCTGAGCACCGCCCGGGGCTTT is a genomic window containing:
- a CDS encoding PilZ domain-containing protein, yielding MNRKDSPESFLERRQHQRVGKDFEIRYGRFEDLHTTCSAKTGKLIDIGGGGLRFLATELLESNTPLVMTLDLFGWSPDMDKWAKTLKAANLGELKVLAMVVRGSESRTVSGAFEIGVRFSGSIK